A region of Diospyros lotus cultivar Yz01 chromosome 3, ASM1463336v1, whole genome shotgun sequence DNA encodes the following proteins:
- the LOC127798038 gene encoding probable indole-3-pyruvate monooxygenase YUCCA5 → MFSFAGGDDDFFSRRCVWVNGPVIVGAGPSGLALGACLREQGVPFVVLEKADCIASLWQKRTYDRLKLHLPKNFCQLPKLPFPDHFPEYPTKKQFIDYLESYAKHFDINPQFNECVQSAKYDEACRLWRVKTVSTSGGAHDRSEVEYICQWLVVATGENAECVVPEIEGLNKFGGEVMHACDYRSGEKLAGKRVLVVGCGNSGMEISLDLCNHNAKPSMVVRSSVHVLPREIFGRSTFELAMLLMKWLPLWLVDKILLILAWFILGNIEKYGLKRPSAGPLELKNTKGKTPVLDIGTLRKIRSGDITVVPVIKRFSCGMAELVNGDKLEIDSVVLATGYRSNVPYWLQETEFFSQNGFPKAPFPNGWKGKAGLYAVGFTRRGLSGVSSDAIRIAQDIGEVYKEDLQQKKQKAPRHRRCISVF, encoded by the exons ATGTTTAGTTTTGCCGGCGGCGACGACGACTTCTTCTCCCGGCGATGTGTCTGGGTGAATGGTCCGGTGATCGTCGGGGCCGGGCCGTCGGGGCTGGCCCTGGGAGCTTGTCTCAGAGAGCAAGGCGTGCCATTTGTGGTCCTCGAGAAGGCTGATTGCATTGCGTCTCTGTGGCAAAAGAGGACTTATGATCGCCTGAAGCTTCATCTCCCCAAGAATTTCTGCCAGCTTCCGAAGCTCCCTTTCCCCGATCACTTCCCGGAGTATCCGACCAAGAAGCAGTTCATCGATTACCTTGAATCGTACGCGAAGCACTTCGACATCAACCCGCAATTCAATGAGTGCGTCCAGTCGGCCAAGTACGACGAGGCTTGTCGGCTGTGGCGGGTGAAGACTGTTTCCACAAGCGGCGGCGCCCATGACCGATCCGAGGTGGAGTACATTTGCCAGTGGCTTGTGGTGGCGACCGGCGAGAATGCAGAGTGCGTGGTGCCGGAGATCGAAGGGCTGAACAAGTTCGGTGGCGAAGTCATGCATGCTTGTGACTACAGGTCCGGCGAAAAGCTCGCCGGAAAGCGGGTTCTGGTTGTCGGCTGCGGCAATTCAGGCATGGAAATCTCTCTTGATCTTTGCAACCACAATGCCAAACCATCAATGGTGGTTAGAAGCTCG GTCCATGTATTGCCAAGAGAAATTTTTGGGAGGTCGACGTTCGAATTGGCCATGTTGCTGATGAAGTGGTTGCCTCTTTGGCTAGTCGACAAGATCCTGTTGATCCTGGCATGGTTTATTCTCGGAAACATCGAGAAGTACGGGCTGAAAAGGCCTTCAGCTGGTCCTTTGGAGCTCAAGAACACCAAGGGGAAGACCCCTGTTCTAGACATCGGGACACTGAGAAAGATCAGATCCGGCGACATCACGGTGGTTCCAGTAATCAAGCGGTTCTCATGCGGCATGGCTGAGCTTGTCAATGGCGACAAACTCGAAATCGACTCGGTTGTTCTAGCCACAGGGTACCGCAGTAATGTCCCTTACTGGCTGCAG GAAACAGAGTTCTTCTCCCAGAATGGGTTCCCAAAGGCTCCATTCCCAAATGGGTGGAAAGGCAAGGCTGGGCTCTATGCCGTTGGGTTCACGAGAAGAGGGTTGTCCGGTGTGTCCTCGGACGCTATCAGAATAGCGCAAGACATCGGCGAGGTCTACAAGGAAGACTTACAGCAGAAGAAGCAGAAGGCCCCAAGACATCGACGGTGCATTTCGGTGTTCTGA